CCGCACGGGTATGCGGCACGCGCTGATGGGTTTACTTCGGCATCAATGCCGCGATGTCGGCATCGGTGGGTGCCTGGAAGTTGTACTTCTTGAGCAAGGCGGCGTATTCCGGCGTGGCGCGGTATTTTTCCAGGCCCTCGATCAGGGCCTTTTTCACCGTGTCATTGCCCTTCTTCACGCCGAAGCCGTTGAGCACCGGGTAGATCAGGGTGTCGGAGGAAATCACCACGCGGCTGCCGAGTTTGTCGATCACGCCACGGGCCACGGCGGCGTCGGTGATCTGCGCTTCAACCGCGTGGGCCAGCAGGGCCTGGGTGGTTTGCGGGTCGGTGCTGTATTCGCTGATCTGGATCGGCTTCAAGCCTTTAGCCACGCAGTACTCGGTGGAAAGCTTGTTCATCTGCGCCAGCCAGGATGTGGCGCCCATGGAGCCGATCTTGTGGCCGCAGAACTCTTCCGGGGTCTTGGGCTGGAAGCTGCTGTCCTTAAGGGTCAGGATCGACTCGCCGCTCTTGAGGTAAGGGATCATGTCGATGACCTTGACCCGCTCCGCCGTGATGTACATCGACGAGTTGGTCACATCGAAACGCCCGGCTTGCAGGCCGGTGATCAGGTTGGGGAACCGCGTGTCGAGGGTCTCGACCTTGCGGCCCATGACCTTGCCCAGGCCGTCCATGAACTCGATGTCAAAGCCTGCGGGCTTGTTGTTATCCATGTACTCATACGGGAAGAACGTTACGTCGGAACCGGCGATGATCTTGCCGTCCTGCTGGAACGCCGAAGCCGCCAACGAAGTCATCGCAACCGCTGCGCCCAGCAGGCACACGGCAAGGGGACGAACACTTTTACGAAACGCTGTCATGGTGATTACCTGCAAGGTTTAGGGGGTTAGGCAGTGGCGCAATCTTGTCCCGCCTGTTGCACGAAGAACGAGGCGCCACGCGGCTTTTGCGGCAAGCGCATGTGGTTTTCGGTGGAACGCACCAAGCCGCTTTCTTCACCGGCCACCAGCAGGCCGGCATGTGCACTGGGCAGAGGGTTTTCGCCGAATGGCAGCGCGTCTTCAGCGGCGTACACGCTGATGAAGAGAGTGCGCGGCAGTTCGGTCTCGTTGGGGCTGGAAGCATGCAGCAGACGGGTGTGCATGAAGCACACGGAGCCCGCAGGGCCGTAGCAGGCCACCGGTTGCTGGCAGTGTTCTTCGACGACCGCGTCGTCCACCGAGCCGGTGAACCGCTGGTGCTGCCAGTGCGACCACAACGGGCCCTTATGGCTGCCGGGGATCACGTTCAGCGGGCCGTTTTCCGGGGTCACTTCGCTGACCATCAGCAAGGCGGTGACGATGTCGTCGTTGCTGTGGGGCGTGAACAGGAAGTCCTGGTGCCACTTCACCTGGGTCGCGGTGTGGGGCAGTTTCGAGTTGATCTTGCTGTGGTGAAAGCGTGTGCCATGGGCGCCGATCAACTGCGCGGAAATCGCCGCCATGCGTGAGTGCAACGCTATGTGCTCATAGGCCGCTGAAATCTCGGTGGGCGAACTCACCCGGCGCAGCGACGGGTGATCGGCGCGGTGATCGCCCTCCAAGTCAAAGCGCTCGCGGCCATCGACGGTGGCACCCCAACCCTGCTCATGGCTGCGGCTTTCTTCGACCCACTGGTCGAAATCGTGTTGCAACGCGGCCACTTCCTCCGGCGACAACACGCCTTCGACCACCAAGAAACCGTCACGCTGGAATTGTTCGATGTGCGCTTGCTCGATCATTGTGTTTTTCCTGAACGTTGAGGGGGTCACGCCAGCGAGACGTCCTTGAGGAACGCCTCCACGCGTGGGTTGTGGCCGCTGCGCAAGGCGCCCGGCGTGTCGTCGCAGACCACGCGGCCCTTCTCCATGAACACGATGCGGTCGGAGACCTTGAAGGCGAAGTTCATCTCGTGGGTGACGATCACCATGGTGATGCCCTCCTCGGCCAGGGCTTCGATGACTTGCAGCACTTCGTTGACTTTCTCTGGATCGAGGGCCGAGGTGGGCTCGTCGAACAGCATGATCTGCGGGCGCATCATCAGGGCGCGGGCGATGGCCACGCGTTGCTGTTGGCCGCCGGACAGCTGGTGCGGGTACTTCCAGGCGTGATCGAGCATGCCGACCTTGTGCAGCAGCGCGTAGGCCTGTTGCTTGAGCTCGGAGGTCGCGCCCAGGCGATGGTATTTGGGCGCCATCAGCAGGTTGTCGAGTACGCTCAAATGCGGGAACAGGTTGAAGCTCTGGAACACCATGCCGATGTTCAGGCGGTGCTCGGCGTGCTCGATGTACTGGGGTTTCTGCGCGCCGACTTTGTTCAAGTGAATGAATGGCTGGCCATTGATCCTGATCTCGCCGTTGTCCAGTTGCTCAAGGCCATTGAGCAGGCGGATCAGCGTGGTTTTGCCAGAGCCGGAAGGGCCGATCACCGACACCACTTCACCGGGCTGGATCTGCAGGTTGACCGAGCCCAGCACCTCGATATCGTTGTAGGCCTTGTGCAGCCGCGCGGCCTGCAACGCAGGTTCGCCGTTGGTGGCCGGGCGCGCCAAGGCGGTGCGCTGTTGGGTGGCCAGGGCCAGCACCGCCGCATCGGGAACACGGGACACGTTGCGCTGGTTGACGTCGAGAAAGCGCTCCAGGCGTTTGAGCAGGAAGTCGAACACCGTGACGATGAACACGTAGAAGAACGCCACCGCCGCCATGGTCTCGATCACCAGGAAGTTCTGCGAATACAGGCGCTGGCCGACCATCAGGATCTCGGTCAGGGAAATCACCGACACCAACGAGGTGAGCTTGACGATGGAAATGTATTCGTTGGCCAGCGACGGCAACGCCACCCGCAACGCCTGGGGAATCACCACGCGCCATTGCGTGCCGAAGAACTTCAGGCCCAGTGCCCGTGCCGCTTCGCCCTGCCCCTTGGGGATCGACAGCAGGCCACCGCGATGGATCTCGGCCACGTAGGCGGTCTCGCAGATCACCAGCGCCAGCAGGCCGGACCAGAACGGGTCGGCCAGGACCGCCGAGGTGCCGGGCAACGCTTGCGGCAGGTTGTAGATAAAGATCAGCAGCACCAGCAGCGGCAGGCTGCGGAACAGCCAGATGTAACCGCGCGCCGGCACGCTGAGCAGGCCATGCTTGGACTGCTTGGCCAGCGCCAGCAGAAAGCCCAGGCCGATGCTCAAGACCCAGGTCAGGGTGCTGAGCTTGATCACCGTCCACGTCGCACGCCAGAACTCGGCATCGCCCAGCAAGCCAAACATGTAATTCCAGTCGAATGTCATCGTCGCTGTGCCCTGAGAAGTTGATCTACATCGATGGGTTCAGAGTCGTGGGGGGAGGCACTTAGGGTCAATTCGTAAAAGCCGGGGCACTGGGTAGGCAGAACCTATGCAGCCCAGAAGGCTGTGTGTGACGAGCGGGCTTGCCCCGCGTTGGGCTGCGAAGCAGCCCCAAAAAGACCCGTTCGCCACTTTTTGGTGCGAACACCTGAGGAAATCAGCTCACCCCACTCAAGACCCGCACCGCATGCGGATCAAAAAAGCTCGGCGGCGCCATGCCGGGGATGTACTGGTCGGACACAAACATGCGGCAGCGCTCGGCAAACGCCGACACCACCCGCGACGGCTGCGTGTTGCAGGCAGTGGCGTAGCCCAGGCGCATCGGCCGGTGTGAACCGGCCAGGCGCAGGCGGATCACCCGTTTGCCGTCCTGGGACAGGTTCGATTTGGGCCGCGCATTCGCGAAGGAATAGCCGATGCCGTTGCCCACCATGGCGCGCACCGTTTCGAGGTTGGTGGAGCGCATGATGATGTTCGGCGTGGTGCCGGCCTGGATAAACAGGCTAAGGAAATAGTCGCGGCTCCACGGCGTGTCGAGCAGCACCACCGGGTAAGCCTCAAGGTCTTGCATGCTGACGGCCGGCGAGTTCGCCAGCGGGTGATACTCGCCGACCATCACATACGGCGGCAGCTGGGCCAGGGGCTGGAAGTCGATGTCCGGGCTGGTCACCAGGTCGTAGGTGAGGGCGATATCCAGCTCACCACTGCGCAGCTTTTCCAGCAGTTCCTCATGGTTGCCTTCGGCTTGCGTCAGCCGCACACCGGGAAACGCACGGCCGAAACCAAACACCAGTTCCGGCGTGATCATCGGCGCCAGCGACGCCAGGCAGCCGACCCGCAACGGCCCGCGCACAGTGTTCAAGGACTCCGAGGCGATGGTGTAGAGGTTGGTCATCTGCTCCAGGATCAGCTTGGCTTCCTGCATCACCAGGCGCCCCACCGCCGTGAGGGAAATGCCCTGGGCGTGGTGGCGGATAAACAGCTGGATGCCCAGTTCGGCCTCCATATGGGTGATCGCCGCCGAAATCGAAGGCGACGACACATGGATGCGTTCAGCGGCCGCACTGATGCTGCCCGCCTCTCCCGACGCAACGAAATACTCCAGTTGACGCTGAGTAATACGACTGAGCATCACGCCTGCCCCTCAACAATGACTGTACCGGGTGCGTTGCAGGGTTCGTGCCGGGTCACGCGCAAACCGATGACCTGCACGGGCTTCGGTTTTTCCTAAGCACTACCCCGCGCAAATGCTGGTTTCGTTGCAATCGGGCCGGTGTGAAGCTGGCTGCATCCCGTTTCCCACGAGTTGCCGTTATGCCGACCCACACTCGCATCCGCATGTTCAACACCCAACAGACCTACCCCAACCAGGCGCTGGACAATGACCTGTGCCAGGCCGTGCGCGCCGGCAACACCATCTATGTGCGCGGTCAGATCGGCACCGATTTCGACGGTAACCTGGTGGGCTTGGGCGACCCGCGCGCCCAGGCCGAACAGGCAATGAAGAACGTCAAGCAACTGCTGGAAGAGGCGGGTTCTGACCTGTCGCACATCGTGAAGACCACCACCTACCTGATCGACCCGCGCTACCGCGAGCCGGTGTACCAGGAAGTCGGCAAGTGGCTCAAAGGCGTATTCCCGATCTCGACCGGACTGGTGATCTCAGGCTTGGGCCAGCCGGAGTGGTTGATGGAAATCGACGTGATTGCGGTTGTGCCGGATGACTGGCAGCCCTGAATAACCTGGAGTACGCCATGACCCACACCGTGTTTTTCCTCAACGGGCCCAACGCCAACCTCTACGGCCTGGACAAAACCGGCACCTATGGCAGCGAGAGCTTCTCCAACATCGAAGCCCGCTGCCAAGACCTCGCCGCGACATTGGGCCTGACCCTGGACTTTCGCCAGAGCAACCATGAAGGCGTGCTGGTGGACTGGATTCAAGAGGCACGCTTGAACGCCGACGCCATCGTGATCAACGCCGCCGGGCTCAGCTACAGCTCGGTGCCGATCCTGGATGCGCTGCTGGCCTTCGACGGCCCGATCATCGAAGCGCACATGAGCAATATCTGGAAGCGCGAAAGCTTTCGGCACCACTCCTACGTGTCCAAGGCCGCCACCGGTGTGATCGCCGGGCTGGGGGCGCTGGGTTACCAACTGGCACTGACGGCCGTGGCCGAATTGCTGGACCAAACCGCCTAATGACTGTGCAGGAACCGCCTATGTCCGTCGAAAAAATCAACACCCTGGTCGTCGGCGCAGGCCAGGCCGGCGTCGCCATGAGCGAACACCTGTCGCTGATGGGCGTGCCGCACATCGTGCTGGAACGCCACCGCATCGCCGAACGCTGGCGCTCGGAGCGCTGGGATTCCCTGGTCGCCAACGGCCCGGCCTGGCATGACCGGTTTCCCGGCCTCACATTCGAGGGCATCTCGCCGGAAGCCTTTCCTCCCAAGGAACGCATGGCCGACTACTTCGAAGCCTACGTGGACAAGTTGCAGGCCCCCGTGCGCACCGGAGTAGAAGTACAGCAGGTAGAACGTCATGTGGGGCGACCCGGCTTCAAGGTGACGACATCGGACGGCGTGATCGAAGCCGCCAATGTGGTAGCAGCCACCGGCCCGTTCCAGCGCCCTTCCATCCCAAACATCGTTCCGACCACCGCGCCGCTGCACCAACTGCACTCGTCCAGCTACAAGAACCCCGGTCAACTCCCTGAAGGCGCTGTACTGGTCGTCGGCGCAGGGGCCTCCGGCTCACAAATCGCCGAAGAACTGCAAAAGGCCGGCAAGACCGTGTACCTCTCGGTGGGCGAACACTACCGCCCGCCCCGCGCCTATCGCGGCCGTGACTACTGTTGGTGGCTGGGTGCGTTGGGCCTGTGGGATGAAGTCAAAATCCAGCCGAAGAAAAAACACGTGGCCTTTGCAGTAAGTGGCTATGAAGGTGGCAAGACCGTCGACTTCCGCCGACTGGCCCACCAAGGGATTCACTTGGTGGGCGTCACCCAGGATTGGAAAGACGGCGTCATGACCTTCCAACCGGGCTTGGCCGGGAACGTGGCTGAAGGGGATCGCGCCTACTTTGATGTGCTGCGCGATGCAGACGCCTATATCGAGGCCAACGGCTTGCCGTTTCCGCCGGAGCCGCAGGCCTGGGAGTTGTTGCCAGATCCTGAGTGCCTGGTGAATCCGATGTTGAGCCTGGATCTGGCTGAAGCGGGCGTGACCACGATTCTCTGGGCCACTGGCTTCACGTTCGATTTCAGCTGGTTGAAGGTCGATGCATTCGATGAGAAAGGCGAGCCGTTCCACAAACGCGGGATCTCCGCGCAGAGCGGCATCTACTTCCTGGGGTTGCCGAATCTGGTAAACCGCGCATCGTCGTTTATCTATGGGGTTTGGCACGATGCGAAGTACGTGGCGGACCATATCGTGCTGCAGAACGAGTACAGGGCGTACGAAAAGCGCTGATCCCCCATCACTACGAAGCCGTTTCTTCGGTTAAAGCCCTGTTTGTGTCAACATTGCGCACTGCGCCACTGCCCTTCCAAAGCTGCGCTATGCCCGGCCTCAATGGCCAATGGATTTACCTGGGAAACACCTCAAGGACGTCTCGATGCGAATCACCCTTTCTCTGCTTACGCTGGCCGTGGTTGGCAGCCTCCTCAACGGCTGTGCATCGACCTCGACGCCTCAGGCCCGTTATTTAAGTTCTGCGCAAAGCGTGGTCTCCGATCGAGCGGATATGGACTTCAAGGATGGCAACGTCTATTTCAAAGTGCCTCACAACGTGTCTTCCGCTACACAGTTCAGCGAAAGCCTGAACACCTGTGTTCAATTTCAGGTCGCTACTTACCAAAAGAATGGCCAGGGTGTGCAGGTCTTTCGCTCCCTGGGCTACACCGAAGCGCAAATCATCAATCAGGGCAGCCGCCTATGCATGGAAAGCAAAGGCTGGGCGCTCTACACAGTGGTCAACAACCAAGTGCAACACGTTGACCGCAGTGAGCGGGTTTATGCCGCCATGTCCGAGCGAGAGCTCGAACTCGCCCGCGACCTGCT
The genomic region above belongs to Pseudomonas azotoformans and contains:
- a CDS encoding LysR family transcriptional regulator; amino-acid sequence: MLSRITQRQLEYFVASGEAGSISAAAERIHVSSPSISAAITHMEAELGIQLFIRHHAQGISLTAVGRLVMQEAKLILEQMTNLYTIASESLNTVRGPLRVGCLASLAPMITPELVFGFGRAFPGVRLTQAEGNHEELLEKLRSGELDIALTYDLVTSPDIDFQPLAQLPPYVMVGEYHPLANSPAVSMQDLEAYPVVLLDTPWSRDYFLSLFIQAGTTPNIIMRSTNLETVRAMVGNGIGYSFANARPKSNLSQDGKRVIRLRLAGSHRPMRLGYATACNTQPSRVVSAFAERCRMFVSDQYIPGMAPPSFFDPHAVRVLSGVS
- a CDS encoding type II 3-dehydroquinate dehydratase, encoding MTHTVFFLNGPNANLYGLDKTGTYGSESFSNIEARCQDLAATLGLTLDFRQSNHEGVLVDWIQEARLNADAIVINAAGLSYSSVPILDALLAFDGPIIEAHMSNIWKRESFRHHSYVSKAATGVIAGLGALGYQLALTAVAELLDQTA
- a CDS encoding amino acid ABC transporter permease/ATP-binding protein; this translates as MTFDWNYMFGLLGDAEFWRATWTVIKLSTLTWVLSIGLGFLLALAKQSKHGLLSVPARGYIWLFRSLPLLVLLIFIYNLPQALPGTSAVLADPFWSGLLALVICETAYVAEIHRGGLLSIPKGQGEAARALGLKFFGTQWRVVIPQALRVALPSLANEYISIVKLTSLVSVISLTEILMVGQRLYSQNFLVIETMAAVAFFYVFIVTVFDFLLKRLERFLDVNQRNVSRVPDAAVLALATQQRTALARPATNGEPALQAARLHKAYNDIEVLGSVNLQIQPGEVVSVIGPSGSGKTTLIRLLNGLEQLDNGEIRINGQPFIHLNKVGAQKPQYIEHAEHRLNIGMVFQSFNLFPHLSVLDNLLMAPKYHRLGATSELKQQAYALLHKVGMLDHAWKYPHQLSGGQQQRVAIARALMMRPQIMLFDEPTSALDPEKVNEVLQVIEALAEEGITMVIVTHEMNFAFKVSDRIVFMEKGRVVCDDTPGALRSGHNPRVEAFLKDVSLA
- a CDS encoding phytanoyl-CoA dioxygenase family protein; the protein is MIEQAHIEQFQRDGFLVVEGVLSPEEVAALQHDFDQWVEESRSHEQGWGATVDGRERFDLEGDHRADHPSLRRVSSPTEISAAYEHIALHSRMAAISAQLIGAHGTRFHHSKINSKLPHTATQVKWHQDFLFTPHSNDDIVTALLMVSEVTPENGPLNVIPGSHKGPLWSHWQHQRFTGSVDDAVVEEHCQQPVACYGPAGSVCFMHTRLLHASSPNETELPRTLFISVYAAEDALPFGENPLPSAHAGLLVAGEESGLVRSTENHMRLPQKPRGASFFVQQAGQDCATA
- a CDS encoding ABC transporter substrate-binding protein → MTAFRKSVRPLAVCLLGAAVAMTSLAASAFQQDGKIIAGSDVTFFPYEYMDNNKPAGFDIEFMDGLGKVMGRKVETLDTRFPNLITGLQAGRFDVTNSSMYITAERVKVIDMIPYLKSGESILTLKDSSFQPKTPEEFCGHKIGSMGATSWLAQMNKLSTEYCVAKGLKPIQISEYSTDPQTTQALLAHAVEAQITDAAVARGVIDKLGSRVVISSDTLIYPVLNGFGVKKGNDTVKKALIEGLEKYRATPEYAALLKKYNFQAPTDADIAALMPK
- a CDS encoding RidA family protein, translated to MPTHTRIRMFNTQQTYPNQALDNDLCQAVRAGNTIYVRGQIGTDFDGNLVGLGDPRAQAEQAMKNVKQLLEEAGSDLSHIVKTTTYLIDPRYREPVYQEVGKWLKGVFPISTGLVISGLGQPEWLMEIDVIAVVPDDWQP
- a CDS encoding flavin-containing monooxygenase; the encoded protein is MSVEKINTLVVGAGQAGVAMSEHLSLMGVPHIVLERHRIAERWRSERWDSLVANGPAWHDRFPGLTFEGISPEAFPPKERMADYFEAYVDKLQAPVRTGVEVQQVERHVGRPGFKVTTSDGVIEAANVVAATGPFQRPSIPNIVPTTAPLHQLHSSSYKNPGQLPEGAVLVVGAGASGSQIAEELQKAGKTVYLSVGEHYRPPRAYRGRDYCWWLGALGLWDEVKIQPKKKHVAFAVSGYEGGKTVDFRRLAHQGIHLVGVTQDWKDGVMTFQPGLAGNVAEGDRAYFDVLRDADAYIEANGLPFPPEPQAWELLPDPECLVNPMLSLDLAEAGVTTILWATGFTFDFSWLKVDAFDEKGEPFHKRGISAQSGIYFLGLPNLVNRASSFIYGVWHDAKYVADHIVLQNEYRAYEKR